The Methanobacteriaceae archaeon genome has a window encoding:
- a CDS encoding GTP cyclohydrolase IIa: MIQMTLIQIDNYGPWTVTPRPRTESDLQILQARLYADLNSYFGARKGLVFFTRFDNLLAISNGLDEEDHLRIQRSIRNKYPITVSMGVAAADTPHEAQRLATIALQKAGSAQSGERKEILAIDSLVSEEDSFVQAAHIDINSVTETLTDIESAFDTSFSVNKAQHYLMTKLIKKGALLFFIGGDNFMSPCNGLTEKDIEEIMVEIDEEIGIKLKAGIGRAKNAEDAAYMADIGLEEIRAHNNEMWTWVVEK; this comes from the coding sequence ATGATACAAATGACATTAATACAAATTGACAATTATGGACCTTGGACTGTCACTCCAAGACCAAGGACTGAATCTGACTTACAAATTCTTCAAGCAAGATTATACGCTGATTTAAACAGCTATTTTGGTGCTAGAAAAGGTTTAGTTTTCTTTACTAGATTTGATAACTTGCTTGCAATCTCAAATGGTTTAGATGAAGAAGACCATTTAAGAATTCAAAGATCTATTAGAAACAAATACCCTATTACTGTAAGTATGGGTGTAGCAGCTGCAGATACTCCTCACGAAGCTCAAAGATTAGCAACTATCGCTCTTCAAAAAGCAGGTAGTGCTCAATCAGGTGAGAGAAAAGAAATTTTAGCTATTGACAGTTTAGTTAGTGAAGAAGACAGCTTCGTTCAAGCAGCTCATATTGACATTAACAGTGTCACTGAAACTTTAACTGATATTGAATCTGCTTTTGATACAAGTTTCAGTGTTAATAAAGCTCAACATTACTTAATGACTAAATTAATTAAAAAAGGAGCATTATTATTCTTCATTGGAGGGGACAACTTCATGTCTCCATGTAACGGATTAACTGAGAAAGACATTGAAGAAATAATGGTTGAAATTGATGAAGAAATCGGCATAAAGCTCAAAGCTGGAATTGGAAGAGCTAAAAATGCTGAAGATGCTGCTTATATGGCAGACATTGGTCTTGAAGAAATCCGTGCACATAATAATGAAATGTGGACTTGGGTTGTTGAAAAATAA
- the cofD gene encoding 2-phospho-L-lactate transferase, producing MITVLSGGTGTPKLLQGLKEIIDPKDLTIIVNTLENDYFSGVYVSADIDTVLYTMADMINDEFWYGVKNDTFITHERLKELGCDELLRIGDIDRATKIQKTQLMEKYGLSKACEIQAENMGIASRIIPMSEEDSEIKIITDIGELEFHDFLIKHQSEPEVLDIKFSNVSPSDGIVEAIKNSDAVIIGPSNPITSISPILSLDGVRDALKETYVVAVSPIIGSDSVSGPASKFMKALDIDVSSIGVASLYEDFLDTMVIDVQDEDKIAKINQIVNKVITTNTIMDNLDAKINLAKIIKDCIP from the coding sequence ATGATTACTGTTTTATCTGGTGGAACTGGTACTCCAAAACTATTGCAGGGATTAAAAGAAATCATTGATCCTAAAGATTTGACAATCATTGTTAATACTCTTGAAAATGATTATTTTTCAGGTGTTTATGTTTCTGCAGATATTGATACTGTATTGTATACAATGGCAGATATGATTAATGATGAATTCTGGTACGGAGTTAAAAATGATACTTTTATTACTCATGAACGTCTTAAAGAACTTGGATGTGATGAACTTTTAAGAATTGGGGACATTGACCGTGCAACTAAAATACAAAAGACACAATTAATGGAAAAATATGGTCTTTCAAAAGCATGTGAAATTCAAGCAGAAAATATGGGAATCGCTTCAAGAATTATTCCTATGAGTGAAGAAGATTCTGAAATTAAGATTATCACTGATATTGGTGAATTGGAATTTCATGACTTTTTAATTAAACATCAAAGTGAACCTGAAGTTTTAGATATTAAATTCTCCAATGTTTCACCAAGTGATGGAATTGTTGAAGCTATTAAGAATTCTGATGCAGTAATTATTGGCCCATCCAATCCAATTACTTCAATATCACCAATATTGTCTTTAGATGGTGTTCGTGATGCACTAAAAGAAACTTATGTTGTTGCAGTTTCTCCAATTATTGGTTCTGATTCTGTTTCAGGGCCTGCAAGTAAATTTATGAAAGCATTGGATATTGATGTTTCATCAATTGGTGTTGCATCATTATATGAAGATTTTTTAGATACAATGGTAATTGATGTACAAGATGAAGATAAAATTGCCAAAATAAATCAAATAGTTAATAAGGTAATAACTACAAATACAATTATGGATAATTTAGATGCTAAAATTAATTTGGCTAAAATTATTAAGGATTGTATTCCTTAG